One segment of Saprospiraceae bacterium DNA contains the following:
- a CDS encoding S8 family serine peptidase, whose amino-acid sequence MEKLYALLLSLFLSSPLFPQTSQPVFFESGAILFPDNFGEERRNPSVSASEIVNGRYARYVQCTQIPTASERALLEAEGVQFIDYVRFGAYLVLLPQHFEIGNLETIHARSIMPVQSTWKIARNLREQPYGAWALHGDWLDVNLQVYPHISIPQGAEWCVREGMTILLEGNQNGFLQVRLLKEDIKTVAALPWVRGIELVPPPSEPDDTRGRSLHRSNGLDSDHALGKKYNGEGVSILVRDDGPIGPHIDFQGRLFNITEPGSNGNHGDGVGGIFAGAGNLNPTMKGMAAGATVYAIRYTPEFQDQTLPLHLNQNVTITNTSYSNGCNAGYTLAAQTVDKQIFENPTLMHVFSAGNSNNISTCTSYGAGNQWGNITGGHKMAKNAIATANLFADASLEISSSRGPAHDGRLKPDISANGQLQESTDHNHTYMTFGGTSGAAPGIAGCLAQLTHAYKSLNGGQEPEAALLKTAILNTANDLGNVGPDFKFGWGHVNAARALRLLEEEHYLHGQTDHGQQQTFSLQIPTNVRQVRIMAYWADPPAATNAAVALLNDLDLRVVAPNGNLHLPWKLDPTPVPFYLDQPATQGRDSLNNTEQVSIDNPLPGTYSVRIVGTEVPFGPQRFVLAWEFLTDDIRITYPIGGEAFVPGEIERIHWDAFGEHGVFSLRYSTDNGFSWKQIADVPGNLRMFDWEVPNIVNGKIKLLIQRGLVSHVTEFPLTIAPLVSNIQIEKVCPDSMVVKWTPANDTLSSQIYLLGNKYMEIVGSTASNAFTIPLQNGGKEQWASVRAIGSNGLAGRRATAVQWPGELKNCVQPNDLAVRFIESPSGEREIRCSPFVLPVTVLLKNEGSNPVVGATLHYQASNKLPISQSVPNMSPGQILLFSFQTPLLIAENGDIDLKVWSTYALENAFFNDTLRMSFQAAANPLNNYFTEGFQDFNFPPFGWRVINPDGNFTWTRTSQNVTGSNGFPTRAVVLNCFSYLTMNEQDYLDLIPVDLSNLNSPSIAFDLAHARRSNRVERLRVEVFPACNLSAPPVVVWEKSDPELSTAGALTTSFVPTKASDWRREVADLSQFVGQKVIVRFASTNGAGNNIYLDNIGVVEYNVSQPKASFAASADSLCIGDTIVYVANQTGGDFTNYQWYFGQLASPLTAVGVGPHAVRYISSGDKNVRLITSNIIGTDTIINTIKVSADPMPSFWVQQDGLKMTFTNTSQHAVTFSWDFGDGNGSTATNPVHTYAQNGVYSVQLAATNHCRTAQTTSEVSTTLGLGDLSSRYGIRIYPNPTPGDFQVEIESPAAIPDAMFGLFDSQGRLIKEMGMSLNAGRNAIPFEDLRLPKGVYQLNMQLAGEWQGFKIVVQ is encoded by the coding sequence ATGGAAAAACTTTACGCGCTGCTGCTCTCGCTCTTTTTGAGTTCTCCTCTTTTTCCGCAAACCAGCCAACCCGTTTTTTTTGAATCGGGAGCGATTCTCTTTCCCGACAATTTTGGTGAGGAACGACGAAACCCCTCCGTGTCGGCCAGCGAAATTGTCAATGGCCGTTACGCCCGGTACGTTCAATGCACACAAATACCTACCGCTTCCGAGCGTGCTTTACTGGAAGCCGAGGGGGTTCAATTCATTGACTATGTGCGTTTTGGCGCTTATCTGGTGTTGCTCCCACAACATTTTGAGATAGGAAATCTGGAAACAATACACGCTCGCAGCATCATGCCCGTGCAGAGCACTTGGAAAATCGCCCGCAACTTGCGCGAGCAGCCCTACGGCGCATGGGCGCTGCATGGCGACTGGCTCGACGTGAACTTGCAGGTTTATCCGCACATCAGTATCCCGCAAGGTGCCGAGTGGTGTGTGCGAGAAGGCATGACTATCCTGCTTGAAGGTAATCAGAATGGCTTTTTGCAGGTACGGTTGTTGAAGGAGGACATAAAGACGGTGGCTGCGCTCCCGTGGGTGCGCGGGATAGAACTGGTGCCGCCACCTTCCGAACCCGACGATACGCGCGGGCGCTCCTTACACCGCTCCAATGGTCTTGATAGCGACCACGCGCTGGGAAAAAAGTACAATGGAGAGGGGGTTAGCATTCTTGTCCGAGACGATGGCCCCATTGGTCCGCACATAGATTTTCAAGGACGCTTGTTCAATATCACCGAACCGGGTAGCAACGGCAACCACGGCGACGGGGTAGGTGGCATATTCGCGGGTGCAGGCAATCTTAACCCCACCATGAAAGGAATGGCTGCGGGTGCCACGGTGTATGCCATTCGTTACACGCCCGAATTTCAAGACCAAACCCTGCCGTTGCATCTGAATCAGAACGTGACCATCACGAACACCTCCTATTCAAATGGCTGCAACGCCGGCTACACGCTTGCCGCGCAAACCGTTGACAAACAGATTTTTGAAAATCCCACCTTGATGCACGTCTTTTCGGCGGGCAACTCCAACAACATTTCCACATGCACAAGCTACGGGGCCGGCAACCAATGGGGCAACATCACAGGTGGCCACAAAATGGCGAAGAATGCCATCGCTACAGCCAATTTGTTCGCCGACGCCTCGCTCGAAATCAGCTCCAGTCGAGGCCCGGCTCACGACGGCCGGCTGAAACCTGATATTTCAGCCAATGGCCAATTGCAAGAATCAACCGACCACAATCATACCTACATGACATTTGGCGGCACCTCAGGAGCGGCACCGGGCATCGCGGGGTGCCTTGCTCAATTGACCCATGCATACAAAAGCCTGAATGGTGGCCAAGAACCAGAGGCCGCTTTGTTGAAAACCGCCATTCTCAACACCGCCAACGACTTGGGGAATGTTGGCCCCGATTTTAAATTTGGCTGGGGGCACGTCAATGCCGCGCGAGCCTTGCGCTTGTTGGAGGAAGAGCACTACCTGCATGGTCAGACTGACCATGGGCAGCAGCAGACATTTTCGCTGCAAATCCCAACCAACGTCCGTCAAGTGCGCATCATGGCTTATTGGGCCGACCCTCCCGCAGCCACAAACGCCGCCGTGGCGCTGCTCAACGACCTTGATTTAAGGGTGGTCGCGCCCAATGGCAATTTACATCTGCCGTGGAAACTCGACCCTACGCCCGTTCCATTCTACCTCGACCAGCCTGCCACACAAGGCCGCGACTCGCTCAACAACACCGAACAAGTGTCCATTGACAACCCGCTGCCCGGCACTTATAGTGTGCGCATTGTTGGCACCGAAGTTCCTTTTGGGCCGCAGCGTTTTGTGTTGGCATGGGAGTTCTTGACCGATGACATCCGTATTACATATCCCATTGGGGGCGAAGCATTTGTGCCGGGCGAAATAGAGCGCATCCATTGGGATGCCTTTGGCGAACACGGTGTTTTCTCCCTGCGCTATTCGACCGATAATGGATTTAGTTGGAAGCAAATCGCCGACGTGCCGGGCAACCTGCGGATGTTTGACTGGGAGGTGCCAAACATTGTTAATGGAAAAATCAAGTTGCTGATTCAGAGAGGTCTTGTGAGCCATGTCACTGAGTTTCCCTTGACCATAGCCCCTCTTGTGTCGAACATCCAAATTGAAAAGGTGTGCCCAGACTCAATGGTGGTGAAATGGACACCCGCAAACGACACCTTGTCGAGCCAGATTTATTTGTTGGGCAATAAATACATGGAAATTGTGGGAAGCACTGCCTCCAATGCCTTCACCATCCCGCTTCAAAACGGTGGCAAGGAGCAATGGGCATCAGTCAGGGCTATTGGGAGTAATGGGCTGGCTGGGCGCCGGGCCACTGCTGTACAGTGGCCCGGCGAGTTGAAAAACTGTGTGCAGCCCAATGACCTGGCGGTTCGTTTTATCGAGTCGCCTTCTGGTGAGCGAGAGATACGCTGTTCCCCTTTTGTGCTCCCGGTGACGGTATTGTTGAAAAACGAAGGCTCCAACCCCGTCGTGGGCGCAACGCTTCATTATCAGGCAAGCAACAAGTTGCCCATTTCGCAAAGCGTGCCCAATATGTCTCCGGGTCAAATCCTGCTGTTCAGTTTTCAAACCCCTCTTTTGATTGCGGAAAATGGCGATATTGATTTGAAAGTGTGGTCAACTTACGCGCTTGAGAATGCTTTTTTCAACGACACCTTGCGAATGTCTTTCCAAGCAGCCGCAAACCCACTCAACAATTACTTCACCGAGGGATTCCAAGACTTCAATTTTCCTCCTTTTGGCTGGCGAGTCATCAATCCCGACGGCAATTTCACATGGACAAGGACGAGTCAAAACGTGACAGGCTCCAATGGCTTCCCTACGCGTGCGGTGGTGCTCAATTGTTTTTCATACTTGACCATGAATGAGCAGGATTATCTTGATTTGATTCCTGTGGACTTGAGCAATCTCAATAGTCCGAGCATTGCCTTCGACTTGGCCCATGCGCGACGCAGCAACCGAGTGGAGCGCCTTCGAGTAGAGGTGTTCCCGGCCTGCAATCTTTCCGCCCCACCAGTCGTCGTTTGGGAAAAAAGCGACCCAGAGCTCAGCACGGCAGGCGCTTTGACAACATCTTTTGTCCCAACCAAAGCGAGCGATTGGCGCAGGGAGGTGGCTGATTTGAGCCAATTCGTCGGGCAAAAAGTGATTGTTCGGTTTGCCTCAACCAATGGAGCGGGCAACAATATCTACTTGGACAATATCGGGGTGGTAGAGTACAATGTGAGCCAGCCCAAGGCTTCGTTCGCCGCCTCTGCCGATTCGTTGTGCATTGGCGACACCATAGTGTATGTAGCTAACCAAACCGGTGGCGACTTCACCAACTATCAATGGTATTTTGGCCAATTGGCTTCGCCTTTGACCGCCGTCGGTGTGGGGCCTCACGCGGTCAGGTATATCTCATCCGGCGATAAAAACGTGCGGCTGATTACTTCCAACATCATCGGGACGGACACCATCATCAATACTATTAAGGTCTCTGCGGACCCCATGCCTAGTTTTTGGGTTCAACAGGACGGCCTGAAAATGACTTTCACCAACACAAGCCAGCACGCGGTCACTTTTTCCTGGGATTTTGGCGACGGGAACGGCAGCACGGCTACCAACCCTGTCCATACTTACGCCCAAAACGGGGTGTATTCTGTGCAGCTCGCGGCCACCAATCATTGCAGGACTGCCCAAACGACCTCGGAAGTATCCACCACGCTCGGCTTGGGAGATTTGTCGAGCCGCTACGGCATTCGCATATACCCCAACCCCACGCCGGGTGATTTTCAGGTAGAAATAGAAAGTCCCGCTGCCATCCCCGATGCGATGTTCGGTTTGTTCGACAGCCAGGGGCGCTTAATTAAGGAAATGGGAATGTCATTAAACGCAGGTCGCAACGCGATACCCTTCGAAGATTTGCGCCTGCCCAAAGGGGTGTATCAACTGAATATGCAGTTGGCAGGTGAGTGGCAAGGATTCAAAATTGTGGTACAGTAA
- a CDS encoding TerC family protein: MISPVVWIVFIVFVLLLMAVDLGVFNKKAHAPSAKEAIFMTMGWIGLALTFNVFVYFAYENHWWNLGNAYEKMGGAEAALKFFTGYLLEESLSIDNLFVMALVFAQFRVPKKYQHRILFWGILGVLVFRGILIGVGVALVQNFTWLFYAFGALLIYSAFKMLRAHHEEPDVNKRTVVRLIRKFYPVSSHYDGGNFFTIENGRRAVTPMFVALMVIETTDILFAFDSVPAVFSITTDPFLVFSSNIFAILGLRSLYFVLANVLDRFEYLRYSLIAILFFIGIKMLLIPIKMHIPIGWSLGIIGLFLLVGVVASLRRKKN, encoded by the coding sequence ATGATAAGCCCAGTCGTCTGGATAGTTTTTATTGTCTTCGTTTTGTTGCTGATGGCTGTTGACCTCGGCGTTTTTAATAAAAAAGCCCATGCTCCTTCCGCTAAGGAAGCGATTTTTATGACGATGGGTTGGATAGGGTTGGCATTGACCTTCAATGTTTTTGTTTACTTCGCTTACGAAAACCATTGGTGGAATCTCGGCAATGCTTATGAGAAAATGGGAGGTGCCGAGGCAGCCTTGAAATTCTTCACGGGCTACTTATTGGAAGAATCCCTGAGCATTGACAACCTGTTCGTCATGGCCTTGGTGTTTGCTCAGTTCCGCGTGCCAAAAAAATATCAGCACCGTATTTTGTTTTGGGGCATCTTGGGGGTATTGGTTTTTCGCGGCATTTTAATTGGTGTTGGCGTGGCCTTGGTTCAAAATTTCACTTGGCTGTTCTATGCCTTTGGAGCGTTGCTGATTTACTCTGCCTTCAAGATGTTGCGTGCTCACCACGAAGAGCCGGATGTGAACAAGCGCACGGTGGTGCGGCTTATCCGAAAGTTTTACCCTGTCAGTTCGCATTACGATGGCGGAAATTTTTTCACCATTGAAAATGGTCGTCGTGCCGTCACACCGATGTTTGTCGCGCTAATGGTCATCGAAACGACCGACATCCTCTTCGCTTTCGATTCGGTGCCAGCGGTGTTCTCCATCACCACCGACCCGTTTTTGGTGTTCTCGTCCAATATATTCGCCATTTTAGGCCTGCGCTCGCTATATTTTGTGCTGGCCAACGTGCTCGACCGCTTTGAATACCTGCGTTACAGCCTCATCGCCATCCTGTTCTTCATCGGCATCAAAATGCTCCTTATCCCGATAAAGATGCATATTCCGATTGGATGGTCGTTGGGTATTATTGGGCTTTTCTTGTTGGTAGGCGTGGTGGCATCACTGCGCCGCAAAAAAAATTAA